A single window of Stigmatopora nigra isolate UIUO_SnigA chromosome 20, RoL_Snig_1.1, whole genome shotgun sequence DNA harbors:
- the LOC144213300 gene encoding diacylglycerol kinase eta isoform X1 produces the protein MASKLNPNVLYVAEPGDPERNPPAGEAGDESSDSDGEQETSHKLIRKVSTSGQMRAKKSVKEGILLKQTSSFQRWKRRYFKLRGRTLYYAKDCKSLIFDEVDLSDASVAETGTKNINNSFTVITPFRKLMLCAENRKEMEDWIGALRSVQKWEIYEPSQFNVEHFSGMHNWYACSHARPTFCNVCREALPGVTSHGLSCEVCKFKAHKRCAVRSTNNCKWTTLASIGNDIVEDEEGVSMPHQWLEGNLPVSAKCVVCDKNCGSVRRLQDWRCLWCKAIVHGGCKEQMGKVCPLGQCRVSIIPPTALNSIDSDGFWKATSAFCSSPLLVLVNSKSGDNQGVKFLRKFKQLLNPAQVFDLMNGGPELGLRLFQKFVTFRILVCGGDGSVGWVLSELDKLNLHKQCQLGVLPLGTGNDLARVLGWGGLCDDDAQLLQILEKLERATTKMLDRWSVMTYEVPATAKGVATAVAKEDDILECPLQAHIAHYADSVAPHLAKILDSDKHSDVISSARFLCGTVNEFVAEVGKAYERATENKEEADAMAKKCALLNEKLDSLVKALSEEAEAQVVPAGSPTDGGDGDSGEGKDGGEDGQTYRSREQLMLRANSLKKALRQIIEQAEKVVDEQNRHTQVHKMWSASSIKRENSEELKDAEMRERTLAPSSPVVSEKAAHLHTVNYNEDSVQCWEKCVMNNYFGIGLDAKISLEFNNKRDEHPKKCSSRTKNMMWYGVLGTKELVQKTYKNLEQRVQLECDGAAVPLPILQGLAVLNIPSYAGGINFWGGTKEDNNFGAPSFDDKKLEVVAVFGSMQMAVSRVINLQRHRIAQCRQVKITILGEEGVPVQVDGEAWIQPPGIVKILHKNRAQMLTRDRAFESTLKSWEDKLRIDSDRANRPRLNSQQSMEYLTEEECAQVQQLGFVAETLINKIREAAKSHKLVEQELAHAVNASAGVLTEAKLSSPEFLSRSTAVEIVNSSKVLRAETTMLLDGKHLSDTPEEEQLRLTLSNLSAELHKLDDIHWICPLMHCAQEDSARPCGKSGVKLKIMPKVKRDKEKLHKQKSNSSLSGTLDVKCATPDEEPSAN, from the exons ATGGCTTCCAAACTCAACCCCAACGTCCTGTACGTGGCCGAGCCCGGCGACCCCGAGAGGAACCCTCCC GCCGGCGAGGCGGGAGACGAGTCGTCCGACAGCGATGGGGAGCAGGAGACGTCGCACAAGCTGATCCGCAAAGTGTCCACGTCGGGCCAGATGCGGGCCAAG AAGAGCGTGAAGGAGGGAATCCTGTTGAAGCAGACCAGCTCCTTCCAAAGATGGAAGCGCCGCTATTTCAAGTTGCGAGGGAGGACGCTCTACTACGCCAAAGATTGCAAG TCCCTGATTTTTGACGAGGTGGACCTATCGGACGCTAGCGTGGCAGAGACCGGCACCAAGAACATCAACAACAGCTTCACG GTCATCACTCCTTTCCGCAAGTTGATGCTGTGCGCCGAGAACAGGAAAGAAATGGAAGACTGGATCGGGGCGCTGCGATCGGTGCAGAAGTGGGAAATCTACGAG CCCAGCCAGTTCAACGTGGAGCATTTCTCGGGCATGCACAACTGGTACGCCTGTTCGCACGCCCGTCCCACTTTCTGCAACGTCTGCCGAGAGGCGCTGCCGGGCGTCACCTCGCACGGACTCTCCTGCGAAG TGTGCAAATTCAAAGCCCACAAGCGCTGCGCCGTGCGTTCCACCAACAATTGCAAGTGGACCACGCTGGCTTCCATCGGGAATGACATCGTGGAAGATGAGGAAGGG GTTTCCATGCCGCACCAGTGGCTGGAAGGCAACCTGCCCGTCAGCGCCAAGTGCGTGGTGTGCGACAAGAACTGCGGCAGCGTACGACGTCTCCAAGACTGGCGCTGCCTGTGGTGCAAGGCCATC GTCCACGGCGGCTGTAAGGAACAAATGGGCAAGGTTTGCCCCCTGGGTCAGTGCCGAGTGTCCATCATACCTCCCACGGCACTCAACAGCATCGACTCGGACG GTTTCTGGAAGGCCACCTCGGCCTTCTGCTCCAGCCCTCTTCTGGTCCTGGTCAACTCCAAGAGCGGCGACAACCAGGGCGTCAAGTTCCTGCGCAAGTTCAAGCAGCTCCTCAACCCGGCCCAAGTCTTCGACCTGATGAACGGGGGGCCGGAGCTCGG CCTGCGTCTCTTTCAGAAGTTTGTGACTTTCCGCATCCTGGTCTGCGGCGGCGACGGCAGCGTGGGCTGGGTGCTTTCCGAACTGGACAAGCTCAACCTTCACAAGCAG TGCCAGCTGGGCGTGCTGCCGTTGGGCACCGGGAACGACTTGGCCCGCGTCCTGGGATGGGGCGGCCTCTGCGACGATGACGCCCAACTACTGCAGATCTTGGAGAAACTGGAGAGGGCCACCACCAAAATGCTGGACCG GTGGAGCGTGATGACCTACGAGGTGCCCGCCACGGCTAAGGGCGTGGCTACGGCGGTGGCCAAGGAAGACGACATCCTGGAATGCCCGCTGCAG GCTCACATCGCTCACTACGCCGACTCCGTGGCGCCCCACCTGGCTAAAATCTTGGATTCGGACAAACACAGCGACGTGATTTCCTCGGCCAG GTTCCTGTGTGGGACGGTTAACGAGTTTGTGGCGGAGGTGGGCAAAGCGTACGAGAGGGCTACGGAGAACAAGGAGGAGGCCGACGCCATGGCAAAGAAG TGTGCTTTGCTAAACGAGAAGCTGGATTCGTTGGTCAAAGCCTTGAGCGAGGAGGCCGAAGCTCAG GTGGTGCCGGCGGGTTCCCCGACCGACGGAGGAGACGGCGACTCCGGCGAGGGAAAAGACGGCGGCGAGGACGGCCAAACGTACCGCTCCAGGGAGCAGCTGATGCTGCGGGCCAACAGCCTGAAGAAAGCGCTGAGGCAGATCATAGAACAGGCCGAGAAAG TGGTGGACGAGCAAAACCGACACACCCAAGTCCACAAGATGTGGTCGGCGTCTTCGATCAAACGGGAAAACAGCGAGGAGCTCAAGGACGCCGAGATGC GCGAGCGAACTTTGGCCCCGTCTTCGCCCGTGGTGTCGGAAAAGGCGGCCCACCTCCACACGGTCAACTACAACGAGGACTCTGT ACAATGCTGGGAGAAGTGCGTGATGAACAACTACTTTGGCATCGGGCTGGACGCCAAGATCTCGCTGGAGTTCAACAACAAGCGAGACGAGCATCCCAAAAAGTGCAG CAGTCGCACCAAGAACATGATGTGGTACGGAGTCCTGGGCACCAAAGAGCTGGTCCAGAAGACCTACAAGAACCTGGAGCAGAGGGTTCAGCTGGAG TGCGACGGCGCCGCCGTTCCCCTGCCCATTCTCCAGGGCCTGGCGGTGCTCAACATCCCCAGCTACGCGGGGGGCATCAACTTCTGGGGGGGTACTAAGGAGGACAAT AACTTTGGCGCTCCGTCTTTTGACGACAAAAAGCTGGAAGTGGTGGCGGTGTTCGGGAGTATGCAAATGGCCGTGTCCAGGGTCATCAATCTACAGCGCCACCGGATCGCGCAG TGCCGGCAGGTGAAGATCACCATCCTGGGAGAGGAGGGCGTCCCCGTGCAAGTGGACGGCGAGGCTTGGATCCAGCCGCCGGGAATCGTCAAGATACTCCACAAGAACCGGGCTCAGATGCTGACCAGGGACAGG GCTTTCGAGAGCACGCTCAAGTCGTGGGAGGACAAACTGAGGATCGACAGCGACCGGGCCAACAGGCCCCGCCTCAACTCGCAACAGTCCATGGAGTACCTGACGGAGGAGGAGTGCGCTCAGGTGCAGCAGCTGGGCTTTGTGGCCGAGACGCTCATCAACAA GATCCGTGAAGCCGCCAAGTCCCACAAGCTGGTGGAGCAAGAGTTGGCGCACGCCGTCAACGCCAGCGCCGGGGTGCTGACCGAGGCCAAGTTGTCCAGCCCCGAG TTTCTCAGCCGCAGTACGGCCGTGGAAATCGTCAACAGCAGCAAAGTCCTGCGGGCGGAGACCACCATGCTCCTGGATGGCAAACATCTG TCGGATACCCCCGAAGAAGAGCAGCTCCGGCTGACTTTGAGCAACCTGAGCGCCGAGCTGCACAAGCTGGACGACATCCACTGGATCTGTCCGCTGATGCACTGCGCCCAAGAG GACTCGGCACGTCCCTGCGGGAAAAGCGGCGTGAAGCTGAAGATCATGCCCAAGGTGAAGAGGGACAAGGAGAAACTCCACAAGCAGAAGTCCAACAGCTCGCTCTCAG GAACACTGGACGTCAAATGCGCCACGCCAGACGAGGAACCTTCGGCCAACTGA
- the LOC144213300 gene encoding diacylglycerol kinase delta isoform X2 → MEAFARCCVSPACLEEEEEDEQLSSSEGNLAQSRHSEQEKSVKEGILLKQTSSFQRWKRRYFKLRGRTLYYAKDCKSLIFDEVDLSDASVAETGTKNINNSFTVITPFRKLMLCAENRKEMEDWIGALRSVQKWEIYEPSQFNVEHFSGMHNWYACSHARPTFCNVCREALPGVTSHGLSCEVCKFKAHKRCAVRSTNNCKWTTLASIGNDIVEDEEGVSMPHQWLEGNLPVSAKCVVCDKNCGSVRRLQDWRCLWCKAIVHGGCKEQMGKVCPLGQCRVSIIPPTALNSIDSDGFWKATSAFCSSPLLVLVNSKSGDNQGVKFLRKFKQLLNPAQVFDLMNGGPELGLRLFQKFVTFRILVCGGDGSVGWVLSELDKLNLHKQCQLGVLPLGTGNDLARVLGWGGLCDDDAQLLQILEKLERATTKMLDRWSVMTYEVPATAKGVATAVAKEDDILECPLQAHIAHYADSVAPHLAKILDSDKHSDVISSARFLCGTVNEFVAEVGKAYERATENKEEADAMAKKCALLNEKLDSLVKALSEEAEAQVVPAGSPTDGGDGDSGEGKDGGEDGQTYRSREQLMLRANSLKKALRQIIEQAEKVVDEQNRHTQVHKMWSASSIKRENSEELKDAEMRERTLAPSSPVVSEKAAHLHTVNYNEDSVQCWEKCVMNNYFGIGLDAKISLEFNNKRDEHPKKCSSRTKNMMWYGVLGTKELVQKTYKNLEQRVQLECDGAAVPLPILQGLAVLNIPSYAGGINFWGGTKEDNNFGAPSFDDKKLEVVAVFGSMQMAVSRVINLQRHRIAQCRQVKITILGEEGVPVQVDGEAWIQPPGIVKILHKNRAQMLTRDRAFESTLKSWEDKLRIDSDRANRPRLNSQQSMEYLTEEECAQVQQLGFVAETLINKIREAAKSHKLVEQELAHAVNASAGVLTEAKLSSPEFLSRSTAVEIVNSSKVLRAETTMLLDGKHLSDTPEEEQLRLTLSNLSAELHKLDDIHWICPLMHCAQEDSARPCGKSGVKLKIMPKVKRDKEKLHKQKSNSSLSGTLDVKCATPDEEPSAN, encoded by the exons ATGGAGGCCTTTGCCCGGTGCTGCGTCTCCCCCGCGtgcctggaggaggaggaggaagatgagcaGCTGAGCTCTTCGGAAGGCAATTTGGCCCAGAGCCGACACTCGGAGCAGGAG AAGAGCGTGAAGGAGGGAATCCTGTTGAAGCAGACCAGCTCCTTCCAAAGATGGAAGCGCCGCTATTTCAAGTTGCGAGGGAGGACGCTCTACTACGCCAAAGATTGCAAG TCCCTGATTTTTGACGAGGTGGACCTATCGGACGCTAGCGTGGCAGAGACCGGCACCAAGAACATCAACAACAGCTTCACG GTCATCACTCCTTTCCGCAAGTTGATGCTGTGCGCCGAGAACAGGAAAGAAATGGAAGACTGGATCGGGGCGCTGCGATCGGTGCAGAAGTGGGAAATCTACGAG CCCAGCCAGTTCAACGTGGAGCATTTCTCGGGCATGCACAACTGGTACGCCTGTTCGCACGCCCGTCCCACTTTCTGCAACGTCTGCCGAGAGGCGCTGCCGGGCGTCACCTCGCACGGACTCTCCTGCGAAG TGTGCAAATTCAAAGCCCACAAGCGCTGCGCCGTGCGTTCCACCAACAATTGCAAGTGGACCACGCTGGCTTCCATCGGGAATGACATCGTGGAAGATGAGGAAGGG GTTTCCATGCCGCACCAGTGGCTGGAAGGCAACCTGCCCGTCAGCGCCAAGTGCGTGGTGTGCGACAAGAACTGCGGCAGCGTACGACGTCTCCAAGACTGGCGCTGCCTGTGGTGCAAGGCCATC GTCCACGGCGGCTGTAAGGAACAAATGGGCAAGGTTTGCCCCCTGGGTCAGTGCCGAGTGTCCATCATACCTCCCACGGCACTCAACAGCATCGACTCGGACG GTTTCTGGAAGGCCACCTCGGCCTTCTGCTCCAGCCCTCTTCTGGTCCTGGTCAACTCCAAGAGCGGCGACAACCAGGGCGTCAAGTTCCTGCGCAAGTTCAAGCAGCTCCTCAACCCGGCCCAAGTCTTCGACCTGATGAACGGGGGGCCGGAGCTCGG CCTGCGTCTCTTTCAGAAGTTTGTGACTTTCCGCATCCTGGTCTGCGGCGGCGACGGCAGCGTGGGCTGGGTGCTTTCCGAACTGGACAAGCTCAACCTTCACAAGCAG TGCCAGCTGGGCGTGCTGCCGTTGGGCACCGGGAACGACTTGGCCCGCGTCCTGGGATGGGGCGGCCTCTGCGACGATGACGCCCAACTACTGCAGATCTTGGAGAAACTGGAGAGGGCCACCACCAAAATGCTGGACCG GTGGAGCGTGATGACCTACGAGGTGCCCGCCACGGCTAAGGGCGTGGCTACGGCGGTGGCCAAGGAAGACGACATCCTGGAATGCCCGCTGCAG GCTCACATCGCTCACTACGCCGACTCCGTGGCGCCCCACCTGGCTAAAATCTTGGATTCGGACAAACACAGCGACGTGATTTCCTCGGCCAG GTTCCTGTGTGGGACGGTTAACGAGTTTGTGGCGGAGGTGGGCAAAGCGTACGAGAGGGCTACGGAGAACAAGGAGGAGGCCGACGCCATGGCAAAGAAG TGTGCTTTGCTAAACGAGAAGCTGGATTCGTTGGTCAAAGCCTTGAGCGAGGAGGCCGAAGCTCAG GTGGTGCCGGCGGGTTCCCCGACCGACGGAGGAGACGGCGACTCCGGCGAGGGAAAAGACGGCGGCGAGGACGGCCAAACGTACCGCTCCAGGGAGCAGCTGATGCTGCGGGCCAACAGCCTGAAGAAAGCGCTGAGGCAGATCATAGAACAGGCCGAGAAAG TGGTGGACGAGCAAAACCGACACACCCAAGTCCACAAGATGTGGTCGGCGTCTTCGATCAAACGGGAAAACAGCGAGGAGCTCAAGGACGCCGAGATGC GCGAGCGAACTTTGGCCCCGTCTTCGCCCGTGGTGTCGGAAAAGGCGGCCCACCTCCACACGGTCAACTACAACGAGGACTCTGT ACAATGCTGGGAGAAGTGCGTGATGAACAACTACTTTGGCATCGGGCTGGACGCCAAGATCTCGCTGGAGTTCAACAACAAGCGAGACGAGCATCCCAAAAAGTGCAG CAGTCGCACCAAGAACATGATGTGGTACGGAGTCCTGGGCACCAAAGAGCTGGTCCAGAAGACCTACAAGAACCTGGAGCAGAGGGTTCAGCTGGAG TGCGACGGCGCCGCCGTTCCCCTGCCCATTCTCCAGGGCCTGGCGGTGCTCAACATCCCCAGCTACGCGGGGGGCATCAACTTCTGGGGGGGTACTAAGGAGGACAAT AACTTTGGCGCTCCGTCTTTTGACGACAAAAAGCTGGAAGTGGTGGCGGTGTTCGGGAGTATGCAAATGGCCGTGTCCAGGGTCATCAATCTACAGCGCCACCGGATCGCGCAG TGCCGGCAGGTGAAGATCACCATCCTGGGAGAGGAGGGCGTCCCCGTGCAAGTGGACGGCGAGGCTTGGATCCAGCCGCCGGGAATCGTCAAGATACTCCACAAGAACCGGGCTCAGATGCTGACCAGGGACAGG GCTTTCGAGAGCACGCTCAAGTCGTGGGAGGACAAACTGAGGATCGACAGCGACCGGGCCAACAGGCCCCGCCTCAACTCGCAACAGTCCATGGAGTACCTGACGGAGGAGGAGTGCGCTCAGGTGCAGCAGCTGGGCTTTGTGGCCGAGACGCTCATCAACAA GATCCGTGAAGCCGCCAAGTCCCACAAGCTGGTGGAGCAAGAGTTGGCGCACGCCGTCAACGCCAGCGCCGGGGTGCTGACCGAGGCCAAGTTGTCCAGCCCCGAG TTTCTCAGCCGCAGTACGGCCGTGGAAATCGTCAACAGCAGCAAAGTCCTGCGGGCGGAGACCACCATGCTCCTGGATGGCAAACATCTG TCGGATACCCCCGAAGAAGAGCAGCTCCGGCTGACTTTGAGCAACCTGAGCGCCGAGCTGCACAAGCTGGACGACATCCACTGGATCTGTCCGCTGATGCACTGCGCCCAAGAG GACTCGGCACGTCCCTGCGGGAAAAGCGGCGTGAAGCTGAAGATCATGCCCAAGGTGAAGAGGGACAAGGAGAAACTCCACAAGCAGAAGTCCAACAGCTCGCTCTCAG GAACACTGGACGTCAAATGCGCCACGCCAGACGAGGAACCTTCGGCCAACTGA
- the LOC144213306 gene encoding G-protein coupled receptor 12-like, translating to MKGDFSSFSPPFFLGRGGGVYRSDVHPAGDGGRRGGRKGWSLSAPVTFPESDGGGGREGGRERAGGSGRQPFFFFSLFHLFVNGAADGRDFGRRSSEAPLARFVPDARTAASSSGDGDVEARVKSAPARPAGTSCTNFSGGLKIAFVDVRQDDEGERRRPLLAQEPRGRIPLDEPPSFLRRSGPPPPPPPPSMILSLAAAAAAAGSGLNSSSPPEPANWSATAAWWEEPSNATAEPAVRAAPPQPPTEVSPWDVALCATGTLISCENALVIAVLLYAPAARAPTSVLMGSLAAADLLAGLGLILNFAVTYLWSGRPRPEAAGLLSAGLLLSAFSASVLNVLAVTVDRYLSLCNALTYHTERTLTLTYAMVAAIWLACLTLGLLPALGWNCLRERWACSVFRPVTRGNALALSVAFLLVFALMMQLYLQICKIAFRHAQQIAVQHQLAGGSATTKGVSTLAAILCAFGACWLPFAAYSAVADPSYPPAYGYAAALPVACCSVINPVIYAFRNPDIQKTLWLACCACVPPQLSPRPRSSGDV from the coding sequence ATGAAAGGTGACTTCTCGTCCTTCTCGCcgcctttttttttgggaaggggggggggtgtttacCGCAGTGATGTGCACCCGGCAGGCGACGGGGGCCGGCGTGGCGGACGGAAGGGGTGGTCTTTGTCGGCGCCGGTGACCTTCCCAGAATCAGacggagggggagggagggaaggagggagggagcggGCGGGGGGATCTGGCCGCcagcccttcttttttttttccctctttcatCTTTTTGTGAATGGAGCGGCGGACGGACGTGATTTCGGCCGCCGGAGCTCCGAAGCGCCTTTGGCCCGCTTCGTCCCCGATGCCCGGACGGCGGCGTCTTCCTCGGGAGACGGTGACGTGGAAGCGCGTGTAAAAAGTGCCCCGGCGCGGCCAGCCGGGACGTCATGCACCAATTTTAGCGGCGGGCTAAAAATAGCATTTGTTGATGTTCGTCAGGATGACGAAGGCGAGCGTCGGCGCCCGCTTTTAGCCCAGGAGCCGAGAGGGCGCATTCCGCTCGACGAGCCGCCGTCCTTCCTTCGGCGCAGcggcccccctcctcctcctcctcctccttccatGATCCTGtcgctggcggcggcggcagcggcggccggGAGCGGCCTCAACTCCTCCTCGCCCCCGGAACCCGCCAACTGGTCGGCGACGGCGGCGTGGTGGGAGGAGCCGTCCAACGCCACGGCGGAGCCGGCGGTGCGCGCCGCGCCGCCCCAGCCGCCGACGGAGGTGAGCCCTTGGGACGTGGCGCTGTGCGCCACGGGGACGCTAATCTCCTGCGAGAACGCGCTGGTCATCGCCGTGCTGTTGTACGCGCCGGCCGCCAGGGCGCCCACCTCGGTCCTGATGGGTTCGCTGGCGGCGGCCGACCTGCTGGCCGGCCTGGGCCTGATCCTCAACTTCGCGGTGACCTACCTGTGGTCGGGCCGGCCCCGGCCCGAGGCGGCCGGCCTGCTGTCGGCGGGGCTGCTGCTGTCGGCCTTCTCGGCCTCCGTGCTCAACGTGCTGGCGGTGACGGTGGACCGCTACCTGTCGCTGTGCAACGCCCTGACCTACCACACGGAGCGCACTCTGACCCTGACCTACGCCATGGTGGCGGCCATCTGGCTGGCCTGCTTGACGCTGGGCCTGCTGCCGGCGTTGGGCTGGAACTGCCTGCGGGAGCGCTGGGCCTGCAGCGTCTTCCGTCCGGTGACCCGGGGCAACGCGCTGGCGCTGTCCGTGGCCTTCCTGCTGGTCTTTGCGTTGATGATGCAGCTGTACCTGCAGATCTGCAAGATCGCCTTCCGCCACGCGCAGCAGATCGCCGTGCAGCATCAGTTGGCGGGCGGCTCGGCCACCACCAAGGGCGTGTCCACGCTGGCCGCCATCCTGTGCGCCTTCGGGGCCTGCTGGCTGCCCTTCGCCGCCTACTCGGCCGTGGCCGACCCCAGCTACCCGCCGGCGTACGGCTACGCGGCGGCGCTGCCGGTCGCCTGCTGCTCCGTCATCAACCCGGTCATTTACGCCTTCCGCAACCCGGACATCCAGAAGACGCTGTGGTTGGCGTGCTGCGCTTGCGTCCCGCCACAACTCTCGCCCCGTCCCCGCTCCTCGGGCGACGTTTAA